Sequence from the Priestia megaterium genome:
GGGCGGCTTAATTGTTATGGGCTACAATGAACAAGTCAAAAAGATGGTAGATGGAGGGTTTTCGATTAATTGTGCATTTACACCTGCGCATTTATACGAGTTAGCCAAAATGGATGGAGCGCTTATTTTAAACGACAGCGGAAGCAAGATATTATTTGCTAATGCTCAGCTCATGCCAGACCCCTCTACTCCTTCTTCACAGACAGGAATGCGTCACCGTACAGCAGAGCGCGTAGCTAAGCAGTCAGGTGTATTGGTGATAGCCATTTCACAAAGGCGAAATGTGATTACGCTTTACAAAGGGTCTCTGCAGTATGTATTGAAAGACATTAGCGTTATTTTAGCAAAAGCAAATCAAGCGCTTGGAACTCTTGAAAAGTACAAGGCGGTATTAGACGAATCGATTACAAGTCTCAGTGCATTAGAGTTTGAAGAGCAAGTAACTCATACAGATGTGTTGCAGTCGCTTCATCGTACAGAAATGGTTCTGCGTATTAAAAATGAAATTTTGAGCTATATTAGCGAGTTAGGAACAGAAGGAAGACTAATCCGTCTCCAAATGAATGAACTACTTTCTCACTTAGAGGAAGAAGCAACTTTATTAATCAAAGATTATATGTATGACCTCAGCTTTGACCCTTACCGAGTAATTGAACGCATGCAGCAGCCGTCAAATAATGTTCTTCTCGATGACCAAACGCTCCTTCGCTTAATGGGATATCCCATGTATACAAGCTTTGAAGACAGCGTTATTCCTAGAGGGTATCGAATGCTTCATAAAATTCCAAGACTTCCATCGATTATTATTGAAAATCTCATTGATGAATTAGGGGATTTAAAAACGATAGCAGATGCGTCGGTAGAAGAATTGGATGAGGTAGAAGGCATCGGTGAAATTCGAGCAAGGAAAATCAGAGAAGGCCTAAAAAGACTAAAAGAGCAGCATCTTACAAACCGTCAGCTATAGGATATTAATTGACATTAAATGTTTGATTCATTAAGATATTGTGAAAATACAAAAAAAGTGACAGTTTGTTTACAAATTCTGTTTTTTGGTTAAATAACAGGTTTCAATCATTGTAAACTGTTTATAATGATAAAGGGAGGTGAAGGCGTGTTAAAACGTTTTGTACAGTTATTTTTTATTATTACAGGTGGTACATTGGGCGTCTTTTTTATACCTGAACTTATTCAATTATTAAATCTGCAAGATGTAGCATTTCTAGAAAAGCCTTACGTCGATGCAATACTGGGAGCCATTTTGTTTTTCCTTGTCACGTTTTGGATTGTTGATTATATAGTTGAATTAATTCGCCGAGTGGAAGAGGCGTTACTGAAGGCGCCTGTAACGGATGTGCTTTTCGGGAGCTTAGGATTGATTTTAGGGCTTATTGTGGCCTACTTGGTCGGAGCTTTTTTAGGTAGAATTCAACTTCAAGTAGTAAGTACCATTTTACCAATCTTTCTAAGTATTCTTTTAGGTTACTTAGGGTTTCAAGTCGGGTTTAAAAAACGTGATGAACTTGTAAGCGTGTTTTCGATGCCGGCTCGAATTGGGAAGAAAAAAGGACAAGAAGAAGAAACAGATAACGAAGAATCATTAAAGTCTCTTAAGATTTTAGATACAAGCGTTATTATTGACGGCCGTATCGCAGATATTTGTCAAACAGGATTTTTAGACGGAACGATTGTTATTCCGCGCTTTGTGCTTGAGGAACTTCAGCATATTGCTGATTCGTCGGATGTTCTAAAACGAAACAGAGGTAGACGAGGTCTAGATATTCTAAACCGTATTCAAAAAGAACTGGCAATGAAGGTAGAAATTTATGAAGGCGATTTCGAAGACATTCAAGAAGTAGACAGCAAGCTGGTTAAATTGGCAAAGCTGACTTCCGGTTTGGTCGTGACAAACGATTTTAATTTAAATAAAGTATGTGAACTTCAAAATGTTGGCGTTTTAAATATCAATGACTTAGCAAATGCCGTCAAGCCAATTGTACTTCCAGGAGAAGAAATGAACGTATTGGTTATAAAAGACGGTAAAGAGCACAATCAAGGTATTGCCTATCTTGATGACGGTACAATGATCGTGGTAGAAGAAGGAAGAAATTATATTGGAAAGCAAATTGATGTACTGGTGACGAGCGTACTCCAAACCTCAGCAGGCCGTATGATTTTTGCGAAACCCAAGTTATTAGAAAAAGCACTGTGACGTAACAGGTAAAGGGAGTATACCTATGAAGTATGAAATTATCGTGTTAGCTGCAGGTCAGGGGAAGCGAATGAAAGCGGGGCGGAACAAACAATTTTTAACTATTCAAAACGTTCCGCTTATCATTCATACGCTGCAAAAATTCGAACAAGATCCTTGGTGCAGTGGAATTGTACTAGTCGTAAACGAAAAAGAAGTGGAGATTTTTGAAGAGTTATTAATCGAATATCCAATTCAAAAGGTTCAATCATTGACAGTTGGGGGCGATGAACGTCAACATAGCGTTTATAACGGTCTTAAAAGTTTAAAGCAGGCTCAGATGGTATTAATTCATGATGGCGCTCGTCCATTTGTTCAACAAAACACAATCCATGAGTTAGTAGAAAAAGCTGCTAGTGATAAGGCTGCTGTGCTGGCTGTTCCAGTAAAAGACACAATTAAGCGTGTGGAACAGGGTACTGTCATTGAAACAGTTGAGCGCTCTAGCTTGTGGGCTATTCAAACGCCGCAGGCTTTTCTTTTTGATGTAGTAATGAATGCACACGAAAAAGCAAAAATAAATGAATACTTAGGTACCGATGATGCAAGCTTAGTAGAAAGAGCGGGGCAAAAAGTATCGATTGTAGAGGGAAATTACGATAATATAAAACTAACAACACCAGAAGATTTGTTATATGCAGAAGCTATATTAACAAAGCTAAACAGGACTGAAGGAGTGGAAAAATGAACATTCGAGTAGGACAAGGTTTCGACGTACATGAATTTGCAGAAGGAAGACCTTTAATCATCGGCGGTTTAGAAATTCCGTATGAAAAAGGACTATTAGGCCATTCAGATGCAGATGTGCTGTTGCATACAATCGCAGATGCCTTATTAGGAGCGGCGGCTAAAGGAGATATCGGAAAGCATTTTCCGGATACAGACCCTGAATTTAAAGATGCTGATTCAGCAAAGCTTCTTCAACACGTATGGAAACTACTAAAAGATGAAGGCTATGAATTAAGCAATGTAGATTGCACAATTATCGCGCAAAAACCTAAAATGGCTCCTTACATTGAACCAATGAGAGAGCGTATTGCGCAGCTGTTAGAAGCAAGCATTTCTCAAATTAACGTCAAGGCAACAACAACAGAAAAGTTAGGTTTTACGGGACGTGAAGAAGGAATTGCCGCCCAAGCAGCCGTTTTAGTTTATCAAAAATAAAAACAGTTGACTTTGACAGATACCTATTTGGTGATAAAATTAGAACATGTCTAAAATATCTAAATACATACTATAAGTAATATTAAATTGGAGGTCATCTTAGTTATGTCAAGCGAAGTAAGAGTTCGTTATGCCCCGAGTCCAACTGGACATCTTCATATAGGGAATGCAAGAACAGCACTATTTAATTATTTATTTGCACGAAATCAAAACGGTAAATTTATTATCCGTATTGAAGATACAGATCAAAAGCGTAATATCGAAGGCGGAGAAGAAAGTCAGCTGCGCTATTTAAAATGGTTAGGTATTGAATGGGATGAGAGTATCGACGTAGGCGGCGAGTACGGTCCTTACCGCCAGTCTGAACGTACGGAAATCTATCAAAAATATACGGAAGAACTTCTTGAAAAAGGATTAGCTTATCACTGTTACTGTACGTCAGAAGAGCTTGAAAAAGAGCGTGAAGAACAGCAGGCAAACAGTCAAATGCCGCGCTATTCAGGGAAGTGCCGTAACTTAACAGCTGAACAGCGTGCTGAACTAGAAGCAGAAGGCCGTGAGCCAAGCATTCGCTTCCGTGTTCCTAGTAACAAAGAAATTAAATGGAATGATATTGTCAAAGATGAAGTATCATTTGAGTCTGAAGGCATTGGTGACTTCGTTATTGTGAAAAAAGACGGTACACCAACATATAATTACGCTGTAGCCATTGATGATTATCTAATGAAGATGACACATGTTCTACGCGGAGATGACCATATTTCTAATACACCGAAGCAAATTCTTGTGTATGAAGCTTTAGGCTGGACGCCTCCTGTATTTGGTCATATGACATTGATCGTAAATGAAAATCGCCGTAAGCTAAGTAAACGTGATGAGTCAATCATTCAGTTTATTGAGCAATATAAAGAATTAGGCTACTTGCCGGAAGCACTGTTTAATTTTATTACAATGCTTGGCTGGTCACCTGTGGGAGAAGAAGAAATCTTCTCTAAAGAACAGTTCATTGAAATTTTTGACCCAGCTCGTTTATCAAAATCTCCAGCACTATTTGATACAAGCAAATTACGTTGGATGAACAACCAATACATGAAACAATTGGATTTAGACGAGGTAGTAGCTTTATCAGTTCCTCACTTAGTGAAAGCTGGAAAAGTTGAAGAAACGCGCGATGCAGAAACAGAACAATGGGTACGTGACCTAGTCGCTCTATACCAAGAACAAATGAGCTTTGGCGCCGAGATTGTTGAACTTACTGAAATGTTCTTTAAGAAAGAAATTGATTACAGTGAAGAAGCAAAAGCAGTGCTTGCTGAAGAGCAAGTACCGGAAGTGTTAAAAGCATTTGCTGAAGAGATTTCTTCCTTAGAAGAATTCAGCGCTGATGAAATTAAGGCAGCAACAAAGGCTGTACAAAAAGCAACAGGTCAAAAAGGTAAAAAACTATTTATGCCAATTCGTGTAGCAACAACAGGCGAAACACACGGTCCTGAGCTTCCAAAAGCTATTTCTCTTTTAGGGAAAGAAACAGTTTTAGCTCGTTTAGAAAGCATTTATAGTTAACAAATTTCTATTTTGCCCATATGATAAAATAATCAAATATGGATATCGTTGAGAAGGAAGAGTAGGCAAGTTCATTGCATATCAGAGAGGGTTATCACCGGCTGAAAGTAACCTATGACAAAACTTGTTGAAGTGCGCCTTTGAGTCTTTTGTTGAATGCTACTAAGTAAGTAGGCAAAAGCGGGTACTTTCACGTTATGAGAGAAGAGTTGGGATCGTTTGTTGATCCAAACAGAGTGGAACCGCGTATATACGTCTCTGTGTCATTTGACATAGGGGCGTTTTTTTATACAATCAATGAGTAGATAGAGGAATAGCGGAATTGGGGTGAGATGATGCTAAAGTTGTTAAAGGAAGACATTGAGGCCATATTTGAACAAGATCCTGCAGCAAGAAGTTATATTGAAGTGATATTAACCTATTCGGGGTTGCATGCTATTTGGGCACATAGATTAGCTCACGGGCTTTTTAAAAGAAAGTGGTTTTTTCTGGCACGTGTAATCTCACAAATTAGCCGATTCTTCACAGGGATTGAAATTCATCCGGGTGCGAAAATTGGCCGCCGATTTTTTATTGACCACGGAATGGGAATTGTTATTGGGGAAACGTGCGAAATTGGAGATAATGTAACAGTATATCAAGGAGTAACACTCGGAGGAACAGGGAAAGAAAAAGGAAAGCGTCACCCGACGATCGAAGACAATGTCTTAATTGCAACAGGTGCTAAAGTACTAGGATCGATTACGATTCATGCGCACTCCAAAATTGGAGCGGGCTCAGTTGTGTTAAATGACGTCCCAGAAAACTCAACGGTTGTTGGTATCCCTGGCCGAGTCGTCATTCAAAATGGCGTCCGGATTCCAAAAGATTTGAATCATCAAGATTTACCAGATCCAGATGCAGAGCGTTTCAAACAGCTAGAGAAAGAAATTTTACACCTGCAAAATCAATTAAAGGAATTAAAAGAAGGGAAGATTCACCATGGCAATTAAGCTATATAACACGTTAACACGTCAAAAAGAGACGTTTGTACCGCTAGAAGAAAACAAAGTCAAAATGTACGTGTGCGGACCGACCGTGTATAACTATATTCATATTGGAAATGCGCGTCCTGCGATCGTATTTGATACGGTGCGCCGCTATTTAGAATTTAGAGGCTACGATGTAGAGTATGTCTCAAACTTCACAGATGTAGATGATAAATTAATTAAGGCAGCAAAAGAGTTAGGAGAAGATGTTCCAACGATCGCAAACCGCTTTATCGATGCCTACTTTGAAGATACGTCAGCTCTTGGATGCAAGCATGCCGATGTGCATCCACGCGTAACTGAAAATATGGATATCATTATTGAGTTCATCGATGAACTGGTGAAAAAAGGATATGCATATGAGTCAGAGGGTGATGTATACTATCGTACACGTAAGTTTGAAGGATACGGAAAATTATCACATCAGTCTATTGATGAATTGCAATCCGGTGCTCGTATCGAAGTTGGAGAAAAGAAAGAAGATCCATTAGACTTTACTCTTTGGAAAGCAACCAAAGATGGAGAGATCGCATGGGATAGCCCTTGGGGTCAAGGAAGACCAGGCTGGCATATCGAGTGCTCTGCGATGGCACGCAAGTATTTAGGTGATACAATTGATATCCACGCAGGCGGCCAGGATTTAGCTTTCCCTCATCACGAAAATGAAATTGCCCAATCAGAAGCGCTCACTGGGAAATCGTTTGCGAAATACTGGCTTCATAACGGATATATCAATATTGATAATGAAAAGATGTCTAAATCACTAGGGAACTTCGTGTTAGTTCATGACATTATTAAAAAGCATGATCCTTCCCTACTTCGATTCTTTATTTTATCTGTTCACTATCGTCACCCAATTAACTATAACGAAGAAATTTTAGAGAATACGCGCAAAGGGTTTGAGCGTCTGCAAACAGCTTACGGCAACTTAACTCACCGTCTAGAGGCAGCAACAAATCTTCAAGAAGATGCTTCAGAATGGTTCGAAAAGCTAAAAGAGCTTCGCGAAACGTTTGTTGAAGAGATGGATGATGATTTTAATACGGCAAATGCCATTTCTGTTCTGTTCGAGCTAGCAAAGCAAGCTAACTTGTATTTGTTAGAACAAACAACGTCTACAGATGTAATTGAAGCCTTTATTAAAGAGTTTAAAGAATTAGGTGCTGCAATAGGCATTACGTTTGGAGAAGCTGAACTTCTAGACGAAGAAATTGATCAATTGATCCAAGGTCGTATTCAGGCTCGTAAAGATCGTAATTTCCAATTAGCAGATCAAATTCGAGATGAATTAAAGGCTAAAAATATTATTTTAGAAGATACGGCGCAAGGAACAAGATGGAAAAGAGGATAATAGTGTTATGAGCAGCAGTAAATTAGATGTAAAACAGCTAAATAGCTTAGCTCTTGCTTATATGGGTGATGCGGTGTTTGATTTACATGTTCGCCGCCACCTGCTGGTGTTAGGGACAGTGCGCCCTAACCAGCTTCATAATAAAGCTAAAAAATATGTATCAGCAAAAGCACAAGCGCAAATCGTATATTATTTTAAAAATGAAAACTTTTTTACTGAAGAAGAAGAAGGTGTACTGCGCCGAGGACGCAATGCAAAGTCCGGTACAGTCCCTAAAAACACAGATGTGCAAACGTATCGCTACAGTACGGCATTTGAAGCGGTCGTAGGCTATTTGTATCTTTTAGGTGAAGAAGAAAGAATGATGGAACTTATTACTAAAGCTATCTCTTTCGTCGATGAAGGAGAGGGAGGAATGAATCATGGAACATGAATTTATCATTGGACGTAATCCGGTCCTAGAAGCCCTAAAGTCTGGGCGCGACATTAACAAACTATGGATTGCCGAAGGATCGCAAGGCGGTTCTATGGGGCAAATCACGCAGTTAGCAAAACGTAATGGTGTATTGGTGCAGTTTGTACCGAAAAAGAAAATTGAGCAAATGGTAGACGGTATTCATCAAGGAGTAGCTGCACAAGTTGCTGCTTATCAGTATGCAGAGTTAGATGATTTATTTAACTTAGCGGAAAAACGTAATGAAAGTCCGTTTTTTCTTCTGTTAGATGAGCTTGAAGATCCCCATAATTTAGGTTCTATTATGCGAACAGCTGATGCCGTTGGCGCACACGGTATTATTATTCCAAAGCGCCGTTCAGTTGGATTAACCGCCACTGTAGCTAAGGCCTCTACAGGAGCAATTGAACATGTTCCCGTAGCAAGGGTAACAAACCTATCAAGGACGATTGATGAATTAAAAGATCGAGGCGTATGGATTGTTGGAACAGATGCGAAAGAAAGCGATGATTACCGCAACTTAGATGGAGGTATGCCGCTTACGTTAGTGATTGGAAGCGAAGGAAAAGGCATGAGTCGTTTGATTCGTGAAAAATGCGACTTCCTTGTACAGCTTCCGATGGTTGGGCATGTTACATCGTTAAATGCATCTGTAGCAGCTAGTCTTCTCATGTATGAGGTTTACCGAAAACGCCATCCTCTAGGTGAATAAGAATGGATATTCTACTGGTGGATGGTTATAACATGATAGGTGCGTGGCCCGACCTAAGAAAGCTTAGAGATAATGATTTAGCCGGTGCTCGAGACCTGTTAATCGAAAAGATGGCAGAGTATCAAGCATATATGGGTTATCGTGTCATTATTGTCTTCGATGCTCATATGGTCGAAGGAATTGAAAAGAAGGCAAAAAATCATAAGGTTGACGTTGTATTTACAAGAGAAAATGAAACAGCGGATGAGTACATTGAAAAGCTGGCTCAAGAGCTAAACAATGTAAAGACACAGATTCATGTTGCTACATCTGATTTTACGGAGCAGTGGGCAATCTTTGGACAAGGTGCGCTTAGAATTTCTGCTCGAGAATTGTACAACGAAATTGAGCAAATTGAGAAACATATTAATCTTGATGTGAAGTCTATTCAAAATCAAAAGCCAGCGGCACGCATTCAACTTTCCAATCAAGTAGCCGAAATTTTCGAAAAATGGCGCCGGGGACAGCGGTGAGGTTATTGACGGTACGGAATTAGCTACTGTATAATATTTCTATCTACTGTGCGGTCGGGGGGATCGATATGGGCGATAATTATGGGAGAAAACTGCATGCTCATTTCGAACAACAAGAGGATGAAACAGTTGTCGATCTTGTGCATAAAGGCGATATTGACGCATTAGAGTATTTGATTCATAAATACAAAAACTTTGTGCGAGCAAAGGCGCGGTCATATTTTTTAATTGGGGCAGACCGTGAAGATATTGTACAAGAAGGTATGATAGGGTTATATAAGGCAATTAGAGATTTTAGAGAAGATAAGCTAACTTCGTTTAAAGCTTTTGCTGAACTTTGCATTACGAGGCAAATTATTACCGCTATTAAAACCGCAACAAGGCAAAAACATATTCCATTAAACTCTTATGTATCATTGGACAAGCCAATATATGATGAAGAGTCCGACCGAACCTTAATGGATGTTATTTCGGGGACAAAAGTAGCAAATCCAGAAGAGTTGCTCATTAATCGAGAGAAGTTTGATGATATTGAATTAAAGATGGCTGAACTGTTAAGTGATCTTGAGCGAAAAGTTCTCGTTCTTTATTTAGATGGTCAATCTTATCAAGAGATTTCAGAAGAGTTAAACCGCCACGTCAAATCCATCGATAATGCACTTCAGCGTGTGAAGAGGAAATTAGAGCGCTACCTCGAGATTCGTGAAATCACAATGTAGCCTTCTATCCTCATATTGACATGCTAAGAAAGTCTGTGATACTTTTTTATAGACATTATCACTCTATAGGTGGTTGACATTATGCGTAAAAAAGTTGTACTTGCGTGTGTGCAATGCGCTAGTCGTAACTATACGACTATGAAAAACACACAGCAAAACGAAGATCGTTTAGAAATGAAGAAGTTTTGCAAAACGTGTAACGCACATACGATTCATCGTGAAACAAAGTAGATCAATAATCTGCACAGACTAATACCCCTTTTAATTTATTGGAGGTTACAAACATGAACCGTGTAGGAAATTTCTTGCGTGATGTTGGGCGTGAGATGAAGAAGGTAAGTTGGCCTAAAAAAAATGAGCTAACTCGTTATACAATTACTGTTATTTCTACAGTTGTATTTATGACACTCTTTTTTGTAGTAGTTGATTACGGAATTTCGTCACTTATTCGTTTAATCCCTTGAATAAATTGACTTAAATCATGGTATAATAAAGCTAAATTATGTTTTTTTCAGAAAAGCCCGGAGACGGGTTTTTTAATTTGCTTTAAGAATGATTGTGCTAGGAGTCAACTATTTTCCTAGTGCGTTGTCTGTGCAATAGATTAGGACATCTTATTTTATAGTGAGCTGGGAGGGAAGGACGTATAGTCCTCAGAAATGGAGAAAAATTGGTATGTAGTCCATACTTATTCTGGATATGAAAATAAAGTAAAAACAAATTTAGAAAAGCGCGTAGAAACAATGGGTATGCAAGATAAAATTTTCCGCGTTGTTGTTCC
This genomic interval carries:
- the disA gene encoding DNA integrity scanning diadenylate cyclase DisA, translated to MEGEKTTVSQKQISEILQFVAPGTPIRDGIDNVLRAKTGGLIVMGYNEQVKKMVDGGFSINCAFTPAHLYELAKMDGALILNDSGSKILFANAQLMPDPSTPSSQTGMRHRTAERVAKQSGVLVIAISQRRNVITLYKGSLQYVLKDISVILAKANQALGTLEKYKAVLDESITSLSALEFEEQVTHTDVLQSLHRTEMVLRIKNEILSYISELGTEGRLIRLQMNELLSHLEEEATLLIKDYMYDLSFDPYRVIERMQQPSNNVLLDDQTLLRLMGYPMYTSFEDSVIPRGYRMLHKIPRLPSIIIENLIDELGDLKTIADASVEELDEVEGIGEIRARKIREGLKRLKEQHLTNRQL
- the ispD gene encoding 2-C-methyl-D-erythritol 4-phosphate cytidylyltransferase, with amino-acid sequence MKYEIIVLAAGQGKRMKAGRNKQFLTIQNVPLIIHTLQKFEQDPWCSGIVLVVNEKEVEIFEELLIEYPIQKVQSLTVGGDERQHSVYNGLKSLKQAQMVLIHDGARPFVQQNTIHELVEKAASDKAAVLAVPVKDTIKRVEQGTVIETVERSSLWAIQTPQAFLFDVVMNAHEKAKINEYLGTDDASLVERAGQKVSIVEGNYDNIKLTTPEDLLYAEAILTKLNRTEGVEK
- the gltX gene encoding glutamate--tRNA ligase yields the protein MSSEVRVRYAPSPTGHLHIGNARTALFNYLFARNQNGKFIIRIEDTDQKRNIEGGEESQLRYLKWLGIEWDESIDVGGEYGPYRQSERTEIYQKYTEELLEKGLAYHCYCTSEELEKEREEQQANSQMPRYSGKCRNLTAEQRAELEAEGREPSIRFRVPSNKEIKWNDIVKDEVSFESEGIGDFVIVKKDGTPTYNYAVAIDDYLMKMTHVLRGDDHISNTPKQILVYEALGWTPPVFGHMTLIVNENRRKLSKRDESIIQFIEQYKELGYLPEALFNFITMLGWSPVGEEEIFSKEQFIEIFDPARLSKSPALFDTSKLRWMNNQYMKQLDLDEVVALSVPHLVKAGKVEETRDAETEQWVRDLVALYQEQMSFGAEIVELTEMFFKKEIDYSEEAKAVLAEEQVPEVLKAFAEEISSLEEFSADEIKAATKAVQKATGQKGKKLFMPIRVATTGETHGPELPKAISLLGKETVLARLESIYS
- the cysS gene encoding cysteine--tRNA ligase, coding for MAIKLYNTLTRQKETFVPLEENKVKMYVCGPTVYNYIHIGNARPAIVFDTVRRYLEFRGYDVEYVSNFTDVDDKLIKAAKELGEDVPTIANRFIDAYFEDTSALGCKHADVHPRVTENMDIIIEFIDELVKKGYAYESEGDVYYRTRKFEGYGKLSHQSIDELQSGARIEVGEKKEDPLDFTLWKATKDGEIAWDSPWGQGRPGWHIECSAMARKYLGDTIDIHAGGQDLAFPHHENEIAQSEALTGKSFAKYWLHNGYINIDNEKMSKSLGNFVLVHDIIKKHDPSLLRFFILSVHYRHPINYNEEILENTRKGFERLQTAYGNLTHRLEAATNLQEDASEWFEKLKELRETFVEEMDDDFNTANAISVLFELAKQANLYLLEQTTSTDVIEAFIKEFKELGAAIGITFGEAELLDEEIDQLIQGRIQARKDRNFQLADQIRDELKAKNIILEDTAQGTRWKRG
- the ispF gene encoding 2-C-methyl-D-erythritol 2,4-cyclodiphosphate synthase, with the translated sequence MNIRVGQGFDVHEFAEGRPLIIGGLEIPYEKGLLGHSDADVLLHTIADALLGAAAKGDIGKHFPDTDPEFKDADSAKLLQHVWKLLKDEGYELSNVDCTIIAQKPKMAPYIEPMRERIAQLLEASISQINVKATTTEKLGFTGREEGIAAQAAVLVYQK
- a CDS encoding Mini-ribonuclease 3; the encoded protein is MSSSKLDVKQLNSLALAYMGDAVFDLHVRRHLLVLGTVRPNQLHNKAKKYVSAKAQAQIVYYFKNENFFTEEEEGVLRRGRNAKSGTVPKNTDVQTYRYSTAFEAVVGYLYLLGEEERMMELITKAISFVDEGEGGMNHGT
- the secE gene encoding preprotein translocase subunit SecE, with protein sequence MNRVGNFLRDVGREMKKVSWPKKNELTRYTITVISTVVFMTLFFVVVDYGISSLIRLIP
- a CDS encoding PIN/TRAM domain-containing protein, translating into MLKRFVQLFFIITGGTLGVFFIPELIQLLNLQDVAFLEKPYVDAILGAILFFLVTFWIVDYIVELIRRVEEALLKAPVTDVLFGSLGLILGLIVAYLVGAFLGRIQLQVVSTILPIFLSILLGYLGFQVGFKKRDELVSVFSMPARIGKKKGQEEETDNEESLKSLKILDTSVIIDGRIADICQTGFLDGTIVIPRFVLEELQHIADSSDVLKRNRGRRGLDILNRIQKELAMKVEIYEGDFEDIQEVDSKLVKLAKLTSGLVVTNDFNLNKVCELQNVGVLNINDLANAVKPIVLPGEEMNVLVIKDGKEHNQGIAYLDDGTMIVVEEGRNYIGKQIDVLVTSVLQTSAGRMIFAKPKLLEKAL
- the rpmG gene encoding 50S ribosomal protein L33; the encoded protein is MRKKVVLACVQCASRNYTTMKNTQQNEDRLEMKKFCKTCNAHTIHRETK
- the sigH gene encoding RNA polymerase sporulation sigma factor SigH; this translates as MGDNYGRKLHAHFEQQEDETVVDLVHKGDIDALEYLIHKYKNFVRAKARSYFLIGADREDIVQEGMIGLYKAIRDFREDKLTSFKAFAELCITRQIITAIKTATRQKHIPLNSYVSLDKPIYDEESDRTLMDVISGTKVANPEELLINREKFDDIELKMAELLSDLERKVLVLYLDGQSYQEISEELNRHVKSIDNALQRVKRKLERYLEIREITM
- the cysE gene encoding serine O-acetyltransferase, with product MLKLLKEDIEAIFEQDPAARSYIEVILTYSGLHAIWAHRLAHGLFKRKWFFLARVISQISRFFTGIEIHPGAKIGRRFFIDHGMGIVIGETCEIGDNVTVYQGVTLGGTGKEKGKRHPTIEDNVLIATGAKVLGSITIHAHSKIGAGSVVLNDVPENSTVVGIPGRVVIQNGVRIPKDLNHQDLPDPDAERFKQLEKEILHLQNQLKELKEGKIHHGN
- a CDS encoding NYN domain-containing protein yields the protein MDILLVDGYNMIGAWPDLRKLRDNDLAGARDLLIEKMAEYQAYMGYRVIIVFDAHMVEGIEKKAKNHKVDVVFTRENETADEYIEKLAQELNNVKTQIHVATSDFTEQWAIFGQGALRISARELYNEIEQIEKHINLDVKSIQNQKPAARIQLSNQVAEIFEKWRRGQR
- the rlmB gene encoding 23S rRNA (guanosine(2251)-2'-O)-methyltransferase RlmB is translated as MEHEFIIGRNPVLEALKSGRDINKLWIAEGSQGGSMGQITQLAKRNGVLVQFVPKKKIEQMVDGIHQGVAAQVAAYQYAELDDLFNLAEKRNESPFFLLLDELEDPHNLGSIMRTADAVGAHGIIIPKRRSVGLTATVAKASTGAIEHVPVARVTNLSRTIDELKDRGVWIVGTDAKESDDYRNLDGGMPLTLVIGSEGKGMSRLIREKCDFLVQLPMVGHVTSLNASVAASLLMYEVYRKRHPLGE